One window of Cohnella hashimotonis genomic DNA carries:
- a CDS encoding ROK family protein, which translates to MAETGVTDCGMSEDRMSKDRMSKDRMSEKWTAGKGIAGEGMTGEGIVKEGMAGEVIAGKAFIGADIGGTNTVIGLFDERGLPLGERRLATMRADPRHPTSDPAEFIERLGQEIQALALAHGYRDIAAAGFGVPGWVDTASGMALDASNMGWKNVRFAEAMSRRLGAPVYIDNDVRLYTLGEAAAGAGQGCADLVCITVGTGLSAGIMTNGFLVRGSRLLAGEIGHDRVDGLDAPCNCGKRGCLETIASAPGIARLAAEAVRSGKSTVLAGTERPITALDVFLACQAGDAVAADIFRFAGRALGRKLAALAFAVDPQRIIVGGGVAAAGDYLLQPIRDELAVHIPEAEWRPAVVSGKLRDKAGLVGAVRLAIENWTGERGGIHDE; encoded by the coding sequence ATGGCGGAGACAGGCGTGACGGATTGCGGGATGTCGGAGGACAGGATGTCGAAGGACAGGATGTCGAAGGACAGGATGTCGGAGAAATGGACTGCGGGCAAAGGAATCGCCGGGGAAGGAATGACGGGGGAAGGAATCGTCAAGGAAGGAATGGCGGGGGAAGTAATCGCCGGCAAAGCCTTTATCGGCGCGGATATCGGCGGGACGAACACGGTGATCGGGCTCTTCGACGAGCGCGGGCTGCCGCTCGGCGAGCGGCGGCTTGCGACGATGCGCGCGGACCCGCGGCATCCGACGTCCGATCCGGCCGAATTCATCGAGCGGCTTGGCCAGGAGATCCAGGCGCTCGCGCTGGCGCACGGGTACCGCGATATCGCCGCCGCCGGATTCGGCGTGCCCGGCTGGGTGGATACCGCTAGCGGGATGGCGCTGGACGCCTCCAACATGGGCTGGAAAAACGTGCGCTTCGCGGAAGCCATGAGCCGCCGCCTGGGAGCGCCGGTCTATATCGACAATGACGTCAGGCTCTATACTTTGGGGGAGGCCGCGGCGGGAGCGGGCCAAGGCTGCGCCGACCTGGTGTGCATCACAGTGGGAACGGGGCTGTCGGCGGGCATAATGACGAACGGCTTCCTGGTACGAGGGAGCCGCCTGCTGGCCGGCGAGATCGGGCACGACCGCGTGGACGGCCTGGATGCGCCTTGCAACTGCGGCAAGCGGGGCTGCCTCGAGACGATCGCTTCGGCGCCGGGCATTGCCCGACTGGCGGCCGAGGCTGTGAGAAGCGGCAAGTCTACGGTGTTGGCGGGGACCGAGCGTCCGATTACCGCGCTCGACGTCTTCCTCGCATGCCAGGCGGGGGACGCCGTGGCGGCAGATATCTTCCGGTTCGCCGGCCGCGCGCTCGGCCGCAAGCTTGCCGCGCTCGCCTTTGCCGTCGATCCGCAGAGGATCATCGTGGGGGGAGGCGTGGCCGCTGCGGGCGACTATCTGCTGCAACCGATCCGCGACGAACTGGCCGTGCACATTCCCGAAGCGGAGTGGAGACCGGCCGTGGTGTCCGGCAAGCTGAGGGACAAGGCGGGTCTCGTCGGCGCCGTACGCTTGGCAATCGAGAACTGGACCGGAGAGAGAGGCGGCATACATGACGAATAG
- a CDS encoding sensor histidine kinase → MSRPVLTQLGRFSIRRQVILLFFLIVVLPFLFIGYFAYSKSVKAIQDVSSFVSMEMMVKNAKVLDNYLDLVDNAQSETMYSREMQELLSLRPSGELEELEITSRLAQYTSLLNRNTHAYTIRIFPIEPSRYPTFTHTIYQDEDIESQAWFRLAREMKSPYWQLFLPQDNPILYKEPILSKIKQLYGLNQSEPLGFVIADIKASTLSEYLAPVKMVDRQQVMLLNENNTIVYHQEAERIGTRLDSPELDDFLRQSAEAASPLTIGGVKYMATYASLTHNDWKVLSLIPVSVLTRPVSGIERISFFFLLFYLAISVFTVAFFTYRFTNPIQKLVKAMRKVEHGETVHNWPQLTRSDEIGWLYMGFDNMVRKIDELVSSAEKEAKDKKELEFQVLTHQINPHFLYNTLEAIRWKAESRQASDISELVRSLGNLLRLSLNDGRELTTVEREIEHVKAYVAIQSARQDTSIRVVYMIDEDILPLPCMRLMLQPLVENAIKHGTRHAGDGEAVKILIRGSLEPNRLQFEIVDNGPGIPEALLGGLLTAETDVPYQRKGVGLRNVHERLALYFGERYGLRIENREEGGTIIGISHPVLEGEPAQRDAI, encoded by the coding sequence ATGAGTAGACCGGTCCTTACGCAATTGGGTCGATTCTCGATCCGCCGCCAGGTGATTCTCCTGTTTTTTCTGATCGTCGTGCTCCCCTTCTTGTTCATCGGGTACTTTGCCTACTCCAAATCCGTCAAGGCCATTCAGGACGTAAGTTCGTTCGTGTCCATGGAAATGATGGTCAAGAACGCGAAGGTGCTGGACAATTATCTCGACTTAGTGGACAACGCCCAGAGCGAGACCATGTATTCCAGAGAGATGCAGGAGCTGCTCAGCCTAAGGCCGTCCGGGGAGCTGGAAGAGCTCGAGATCACGTCCAGGCTCGCGCAGTATACCAGCTTGCTGAACAGAAACACGCATGCCTATACGATCCGGATCTTCCCGATCGAGCCGTCGCGTTATCCGACCTTTACGCACACGATCTACCAGGACGAAGACATCGAGAGCCAGGCCTGGTTCCGTCTGGCCAGGGAGATGAAGTCTCCTTATTGGCAGCTGTTCCTGCCGCAGGACAACCCGATCCTATACAAGGAGCCGATCCTGTCGAAAATCAAGCAGTTGTACGGGCTGAACCAATCCGAGCCGCTGGGCTTCGTCATCGCCGACATCAAGGCGAGCACGCTGAGCGAGTATCTGGCGCCGGTCAAGATGGTCGATCGTCAGCAGGTCATGCTGCTGAACGAGAACAACACGATCGTTTACCATCAGGAAGCGGAACGGATCGGTACCCGGCTCGATTCGCCGGAGCTGGATGACTTCTTAAGGCAGTCTGCGGAGGCGGCGAGCCCGCTGACCATCGGAGGCGTGAAATATATGGCGACGTACGCGTCGCTCACCCACAACGATTGGAAGGTGCTCAGCCTCATTCCTGTATCGGTGCTGACAAGGCCGGTATCGGGCATCGAGCGGATCAGCTTTTTCTTTCTGCTGTTCTATCTCGCGATCTCCGTCTTTACGGTCGCCTTCTTCACTTACAGGTTCACCAACCCGATTCAGAAGCTGGTCAAAGCGATGCGCAAGGTGGAGCACGGGGAGACGGTGCACAACTGGCCGCAGCTGACGCGCTCGGACGAGATCGGCTGGCTGTATATGGGATTTGACAATATGGTGCGGAAGATCGACGAGCTGGTCAGCAGCGCGGAAAAAGAAGCGAAGGACAAAAAAGAACTGGAGTTTCAGGTGCTGACGCATCAGATCAACCCGCACTTTCTGTACAACACGCTCGAGGCGATTCGCTGGAAGGCGGAAAGCAGGCAGGCGTCCGATATCAGCGAGTTGGTGCGGTCGCTGGGCAATCTGCTGCGGCTGAGCCTGAACGACGGACGGGAGCTGACGACGGTCGAGCGCGAGATCGAGCACGTCAAGGCGTACGTCGCCATTCAGTCCGCGCGCCAGGATACGTCGATACGGGTCGTCTATATGATCGACGAGGACATCCTGCCGCTGCCATGCATGCGGCTGATGCTCCAGCCGCTCGTGGAGAACGCGATCAAGCACGGCACGCGGCATGCCGGAGACGGGGAGGCCGTCAAGATTCTGATTCGGGGCAGCCTGGAGCCGAACCGGCTGCAGTTCGAGATCGTGGACAACGGCCCCGGCATTCCGGAGGCGCTCTTGGGGGGGCTGCTCACCGCGGAGACGGACGTCCCCTATCAACGGAAAGGGGTGGGCCTCCGCAACGTCCACGAACGGCTGGCGCTCTATTTTGGAGAAAGGTACGGACTGCGGATCGAGAACAGGGAAGAAGGGGGGACGATCATCGGGATCTCGCACCCGGTCCTGGAAGGCGAGCCGGCGCAGCGGGATGCGATCTGA
- a CDS encoding right-handed parallel beta-helix repeat-containing protein, which produces MEKIVIEVGTSSAAGGAARAIQSAIDYAANLGGGTVKLAEGVYALDGTLHLRSRVRLEGIPGKTVLLQGEERLSALACDADRHESQAAVLHPGRFEIGQTVTIRKADSSMLFGDTVAVVVGKAGQVLHLDRELHATVLLDDGGIVTTQSPVVAAYDCERIELYGLTVRGNEEAVTLAEGCRSAGIYLYGVADARIERCTVRDYKGDGISYQHCADIVVEDCDSVGNAGKGIHPGSGTVRTRIVNSRFDGNALDGIFLCWRVQDSVVEGCTAVGNGMNGLSIGHKDIRNVIRFNRLSDNRYYGIFFRNEKEPMSPSYNRIEGNTLEDNGSEDMGYIGIRMRGYTHDVELVSNRISFSKAPPERTIGICLEPHTSRITLGDNKFAGCALRTHDHWLPDGRHD; this is translated from the coding sequence ATGGAGAAAATCGTCATCGAAGTCGGAACCTCGTCCGCGGCAGGCGGGGCCGCCCGCGCCATTCAATCGGCGATCGATTATGCGGCTAATCTCGGAGGCGGCACGGTCAAGCTCGCCGAAGGCGTCTACGCGCTCGACGGCACGCTGCATCTGCGTTCCCGCGTGCGGCTCGAGGGCATCCCCGGCAAGACCGTACTGCTGCAGGGCGAGGAGCGGCTCTCCGCGCTCGCGTGCGATGCCGACCGGCACGAGAGCCAGGCCGCGGTCTTGCATCCCGGCCGCTTCGAGATCGGACAGACGGTGACGATCCGCAAAGCCGACTCGAGCATGCTGTTCGGGGATACGGTCGCCGTCGTCGTCGGCAAGGCGGGACAGGTTCTGCATCTCGACCGCGAACTGCACGCGACCGTGCTGCTCGACGACGGAGGCATCGTGACGACGCAATCGCCCGTCGTCGCCGCCTACGACTGCGAGCGGATCGAGCTGTACGGCCTGACCGTCCGGGGCAACGAGGAGGCGGTTACGTTAGCCGAGGGCTGCCGCAGCGCGGGCATCTACCTGTACGGGGTCGCGGATGCGCGCATCGAACGGTGCACGGTGCGTGACTATAAGGGAGACGGCATCAGCTACCAGCACTGCGCGGACATCGTCGTCGAGGATTGCGATTCCGTCGGCAACGCCGGCAAAGGCATTCATCCCGGCAGCGGCACGGTACGCACGCGGATCGTGAACAGCCGCTTCGACGGCAACGCCTTGGACGGCATCTTCCTCTGCTGGCGCGTGCAGGACAGCGTGGTGGAAGGCTGCACGGCCGTGGGCAACGGGATGAACGGCCTGTCCATCGGGCACAAGGACATCCGCAACGTCATCCGCTTCAACCGTTTGTCGGACAACCGCTATTACGGCATCTTTTTCCGCAACGAAAAAGAACCGATGTCGCCCAGCTACAACCGGATCGAGGGGAACACGCTCGAAGACAACGGCTCGGAGGACATGGGCTACATCGGCATTCGAATGCGAGGTTACACGCACGACGTGGAGCTCGTGTCGAACCGGATCTCCTTTTCCAAAGCGCCGCCGGAGCGGACGATCGGCATCTGCCTGGAGCCGCATACGTCGAGAATCACGCTCGGAGACAACAAGTTCGCGGGCTGCGCGCTGCGGACGCACGACCACTGGCTGCCCGACGGCCGGCATGATTAG